A stretch of the Microcella sp. genome encodes the following:
- the bcp gene encoding thioredoxin-dependent thiol peroxidase — protein MAQPRLDAGTPAPAFTLPDKDGAHVSLANYAGKKVVLYFYPAASTPGCTTQACDFRDNLASLQAAGYVVLGVSKDGPDALQKFAAEEHLPFPLLSDPDLAVHNAYGTYGEKSMYGKTVMGVIRSTFVIDEQGVIEHALYNVKATGHVASLRKKLGLDA, from the coding sequence ATGGCCCAGCCCCGCCTCGACGCCGGCACCCCGGCCCCCGCCTTCACGCTGCCCGACAAAGACGGCGCGCACGTCTCGCTCGCCAACTACGCCGGCAAGAAGGTCGTGCTCTACTTCTACCCCGCGGCCAGCACGCCCGGCTGCACGACGCAGGCCTGCGACTTCCGCGACAACCTGGCCTCGCTGCAGGCGGCCGGCTACGTCGTGCTCGGCGTCTCGAAAGACGGGCCGGATGCTCTCCAGAAGTTCGCCGCCGAAGAACACCTGCCCTTCCCGCTGTTGAGCGACCCCGACCTCGCGGTGCACAACGCCTACGGCACCTACGGCGAGAAGTCGATGTACGGCAAGACCGTCATGGGCGTTATCCGCTCGACGTTCGTCATCGACGAGCAGGGTGTCATCGAGCACGCCCTCTACAACGTCAAGGCCACGGGCCACGTCGCGAGCCTGCGCAAGAAGCTCGGTCTCGACGCCTAA
- a CDS encoding LysE family translocator produces the protein MTIDTWLIFALAALGLSFTPGPNGLLALTHGAIYGLRRTVATVLGGALGFLVVIAISMFGIGALLTVVPEVLTVLKWVGGAYLVFLGIMVWRSPAITVGHDVERPSTAWWSLAQQGFLAAVTNPKGILFFVAFLPQFIDPQRDLGVQFAIMAATFIVIEIVFELVVAALSQSLQPLLARAGRWFNRVTGGFFIAIGVLLPWQL, from the coding sequence GTGACCATCGACACCTGGCTCATCTTCGCCCTCGCTGCACTCGGCCTGTCGTTCACCCCGGGGCCGAACGGACTTCTGGCCTTGACCCACGGTGCGATCTACGGTCTGCGTCGCACCGTGGCCACGGTGCTCGGCGGCGCTCTCGGGTTTCTCGTCGTCATCGCGATCTCGATGTTCGGCATCGGGGCGCTGCTCACGGTGGTGCCCGAAGTGCTCACGGTGCTCAAGTGGGTAGGCGGTGCCTATCTGGTCTTTCTCGGCATCATGGTGTGGCGGTCTCCGGCCATCACCGTGGGGCACGATGTCGAGCGGCCGAGCACCGCGTGGTGGTCACTCGCGCAGCAGGGCTTTCTCGCCGCGGTGACGAATCCGAAGGGCATCCTCTTCTTCGTCGCGTTCCTGCCCCAGTTCATCGACCCGCAGCGCGATCTCGGGGTGCAGTTCGCGATCATGGCCGCGACGTTCATCGTCATCGAGATCGTGTTCGAGCTGGTCGTGGCGGCGCTCTCGCAGTCGCTGCAGCCCCTGCTCGCGCGCGCCGGGCGCTGGTTCAACCGGGTGACGGGCGGGTTCTTCATCGCGATCGGCGTGCTGCTGCCCTGGCAGCTCTAG
- a CDS encoding sensor histidine kinase, whose amino-acid sequence MSTLSDLVHEHGAADETDIEWLHLLLADGQLIADLAFADIVLWVPTTAGGFIAVGHARPSSSATLFYRDFVGHEVKPEWQRQVTQAYETAQIVDTSAPDWYEETPTRVRAVPVLRRPGRDGARVSEHPIAIITRHTNLSEARMPSRQELTFNECANDLFHMIAAGDFPDLGAPSGPRRGAPRASDGLLRLDLDGVVTFASPNGLSAFNRMGFVGELEGESLASVTTTLLAGRTLQVDESLPLVVTGRAPWRTDIESGGVTVTLRTVPLVRDGRRIGAMILVRDVTEVRHQERELITKDATIREIHHRVKNNLQTVASLLRIQARRAHSDSTKDALTQAMRRVAAIAVVHDTLSEGLNQNVDFDDVFARVLMLIAEVASSHNTVVRPRSTGSFGTLPSEYATPLALALTELVTNAVEHGLEGRPDGEVEIVATRTHDTLSVKVRDNGAGMPEGVVGSGLGTQIVRTLIQGELGGTIDWHTLEGEGTEVTIEVPLLYLRKKRA is encoded by the coding sequence GTGTCGACGCTCTCAGATCTGGTGCATGAGCACGGTGCCGCCGACGAGACCGACATCGAGTGGCTGCACCTGCTGCTCGCCGACGGGCAGCTGATCGCCGACCTGGCCTTCGCCGACATCGTGCTGTGGGTGCCGACCACCGCGGGCGGCTTCATCGCCGTCGGTCACGCGCGCCCCAGCAGCTCGGCCACCCTGTTCTACCGCGACTTCGTCGGCCACGAGGTCAAGCCCGAGTGGCAGCGGCAGGTTACGCAGGCCTACGAGACGGCCCAAATCGTCGACACCTCGGCACCCGACTGGTACGAAGAGACGCCGACCAGAGTGCGGGCGGTGCCGGTGCTGCGCCGCCCGGGTCGCGACGGGGCGCGCGTGAGCGAGCATCCGATCGCCATCATCACGCGACACACCAACCTCAGCGAAGCGCGCATGCCGAGTCGGCAAGAGCTGACGTTCAACGAGTGCGCCAACGACCTGTTCCACATGATCGCCGCCGGCGACTTTCCTGACCTGGGCGCCCCCAGCGGCCCCCGCCGCGGAGCCCCGCGCGCCTCAGACGGCCTGCTGCGCCTCGACCTCGACGGCGTCGTCACCTTCGCGAGCCCCAACGGACTCAGCGCCTTCAACCGCATGGGCTTCGTCGGCGAGCTCGAAGGCGAGTCGCTCGCGAGTGTCACCACGACCCTGCTCGCCGGGCGCACGCTGCAGGTCGACGAGTCGCTGCCGCTCGTCGTCACCGGCCGTGCGCCGTGGCGCACCGACATCGAGTCGGGCGGGGTCACTGTGACGCTGCGCACCGTTCCGCTCGTGCGCGACGGCCGACGCATCGGCGCGATGATTCTCGTGCGCGATGTCACCGAGGTGCGGCACCAAGAGCGTGAGCTCATCACGAAAGACGCGACCATTCGCGAGATTCACCACCGCGTGAAGAACAACCTGCAGACGGTCGCCTCGCTGCTACGCATCCAGGCCCGCAGAGCCCACAGCGATTCGACGAAGGATGCTCTGACGCAAGCCATGCGCCGCGTGGCCGCGATCGCCGTCGTGCACGACACCCTCAGCGAGGGGCTGAACCAGAATGTCGACTTCGACGACGTCTTCGCGCGCGTGCTCATGCTCATCGCCGAAGTGGCATCGAGTCACAACACGGTCGTGCGGCCTCGCTCTACCGGCAGCTTCGGCACCCTGCCGAGCGAGTACGCCACGCCTCTCGCGCTCGCGCTCACCGAGCTCGTCACCAACGCGGTCGAGCACGGACTCGAAGGCCGCCCCGACGGCGAGGTCGAGATCGTCGCGACCCGCACCCACGACACCCTGTCGGTGAAGGTGCGCGACAACGGTGCCGGCATGCCCGAGGGCGTCGTCGGTTCAGGCCTCGGCACGCAGATCGTGCGCACCCTTATTCAGGGCGAGCTCGGCGGCACCATCGACTGGCACACGCTCGAGGGCGAAGGCACAGAGGTCACCATCGAGGTGCCGCTGCTCTACCTGCGCAAGAAGCGGGCATGA
- a CDS encoding L-lactate permease, producing the protein MFEQDVDPVFGSLALSALAAALPLLLLFVLLGVFKVRAPFAAIAALGLSIVLAIIGWNMPPVQALSAAGAGVFYGLFPILWILVNALWVYRLTTVTRWFEVFGRTIRSVSDDLRILSILIAFCFGALLESLAGFGAPVAISAAMLLAAGMAPLKAALVSLLANTAPVAFGALAAPVIALAGVTGLPLDDLASMAGRQTPFMALLVPMILVFLVDGRRGLKQTWPVALVAGFVFGLAQFVTSNYFAVELTDVVAAVATIAAVLLMLRVWQPAELVSMSGAVEVGQPAVERPPVREVLMSVAPYLIIMAVFSIAQIAAVKAWFVSLSVTFAWPGLDVVTAAGEPAGAQMLHLDTLGATGTLLLISGLITAAVYRIVPRAGFAAYGATLHQLRWTIVTVTAVLGLSFVMNLSGQATSLGVALASAGGFFVVLSPIIGWIGVALTGSDTSSNVLFGPVQVAAAEQVGLEPVLMAAANSSAGVLGKMLSVQNLAVAAAAVGMVGSEGTLLRKLLPWSLGLLALITLLIVLQSTPVLGWMVP; encoded by the coding sequence GTGTTCGAGCAAGACGTCGACCCGGTCTTCGGGTCTCTGGCGCTGTCGGCTCTCGCCGCTGCGCTGCCCCTGCTGTTGCTGTTCGTGCTGCTGGGGGTGTTCAAGGTTCGGGCGCCCTTCGCGGCGATCGCGGCCCTGGGGCTCTCGATCGTGCTCGCGATCATCGGCTGGAACATGCCGCCCGTGCAGGCTCTTAGCGCCGCGGGCGCTGGCGTCTTCTACGGGCTCTTCCCGATTCTGTGGATTCTCGTCAACGCCCTGTGGGTCTACCGCCTCACCACGGTGACGCGGTGGTTCGAGGTGTTCGGCCGCACGATCCGCTCGGTGAGCGATGATCTGCGCATCCTCTCGATTCTCATCGCGTTCTGCTTCGGCGCGCTGCTCGAGTCGCTCGCGGGCTTCGGAGCACCCGTCGCGATCTCGGCGGCCATGCTGCTCGCGGCGGGCATGGCACCGCTCAAGGCCGCGCTCGTGTCGCTGCTCGCCAACACGGCGCCCGTCGCCTTTGGCGCTCTCGCTGCTCCCGTCATCGCGCTCGCGGGCGTCACGGGCCTGCCGCTCGACGACCTCGCCTCGATGGCGGGTCGACAGACGCCGTTCATGGCACTGCTGGTTCCGATGATTCTCGTCTTCTTGGTGGATGGCCGCCGCGGCCTGAAGCAGACCTGGCCCGTCGCTCTGGTCGCAGGCTTCGTGTTCGGCCTCGCCCAGTTCGTGACGTCAAACTACTTCGCGGTCGAACTGACCGATGTGGTCGCGGCCGTGGCCACCATCGCAGCGGTGCTGCTCATGCTGCGCGTGTGGCAGCCGGCCGAGCTCGTGAGCATGAGCGGCGCCGTCGAGGTGGGGCAGCCCGCCGTCGAGCGGCCGCCCGTGCGCGAGGTGCTCATGTCGGTCGCGCCGTACCTCATCATCATGGCCGTGTTCTCGATCGCGCAGATCGCCGCCGTCAAGGCGTGGTTCGTCTCGCTCAGTGTCACCTTCGCGTGGCCGGGGCTCGATGTCGTCACCGCTGCGGGCGAGCCCGCGGGGGCGCAGATGCTCCACCTCGACACCCTCGGGGCGACGGGCACCCTGCTCTTGATCTCGGGGCTCATCACGGCCGCGGTCTACCGCATCGTGCCGCGCGCCGGGTTCGCTGCCTACGGCGCGACGCTACACCAGCTGCGCTGGACGATCGTGACCGTCACCGCCGTGCTCGGGCTCTCGTTCGTCATGAACCTCTCGGGCCAGGCCACCTCGCTCGGTGTCGCGCTCGCTTCGGCGGGCGGGTTCTTCGTCGTGCTCTCGCCGATCATCGGCTGGATCGGCGTGGCCCTCACGGGGTCTGACACCTCGTCGAACGTGCTCTTCGGCCCCGTGCAGGTCGCCGCGGCCGAGCAGGTAGGTCTGGAACCCGTGCTCATGGCTGCGGCGAACTCGTCGGCGGGTGTGCTCGGCAAGATGCTCTCGGTGCAGAACCTCGCGGTCGCCGCTGCCGCCGTCGGCATGGTCGGCAGCGAGGGCACGCTGCTGCGCAAGCTGCTGCCCTGGAGCCTCGGCCTGCTCGCCCTCATCACGCTGCTGATCGTGCTGCAGTCGACTCCGGTGCTCGGCTGGATGGTGCCCTGA
- a CDS encoding WhiB family transcriptional regulator: MDWRDKAACLTADPELFFPVGNTGPAVDQIEKAKTVCGRCTVTETCLQYALETNQDSGVWGGLSEDERRALKRRAARARRAS; this comes from the coding sequence ATGGATTGGCGCGACAAAGCAGCTTGCCTCACGGCCGACCCCGAACTGTTCTTCCCGGTCGGCAACACCGGCCCGGCGGTCGACCAGATCGAGAAGGCCAAGACGGTCTGCGGCCGTTGCACGGTCACCGAGACCTGCCTGCAGTACGCCCTCGAGACGAATCAAGACTCGGGCGTCTGGGGCGGCCTCAGCGAAGACGAGCGCCGCGCCCTCAAGCGCCGCGCTGCGCGCGCTCGCCGCGCCTCTTAG
- a CDS encoding LysE family translocator, which produces MVPLPELLAFVVAAIVIIAIPGPSVLFVVGRALVLGKRGALLSVLGNAAGVAIQIIAVAAGLGVLVAQSVMLLTVLKIVGALVLVWLGIQAIRHRHAVSGADLPAVSARPARLLRESFLVGISNPKTIVFFVAALPQFVVPGAGSPVLQMLELGAIFLVLGVAGDSVYALAAGAARDWFATNPRRMSGMRATGGAALIGLGGAMAVTARS; this is translated from the coding sequence GTGGTTCCTCTCCCCGAGCTGCTTGCCTTCGTCGTCGCAGCAATCGTCATCATCGCCATCCCCGGCCCGAGCGTGCTGTTCGTCGTGGGTCGGGCGCTCGTGCTCGGCAAGCGCGGTGCGCTGCTGAGCGTGCTCGGCAATGCGGCGGGAGTCGCCATCCAGATCATCGCTGTCGCCGCGGGGCTCGGCGTGCTCGTCGCACAGTCGGTCATGCTGCTCACGGTGCTGAAGATCGTGGGGGCGCTCGTGCTCGTCTGGCTGGGCATCCAGGCGATCCGCCACCGCCACGCCGTGTCGGGGGCAGACCTGCCCGCCGTGTCGGCGCGGCCCGCTCGCCTGCTGCGCGAGAGCTTTCTGGTGGGCATCAGCAACCCCAAGACAATCGTCTTCTTCGTGGCCGCCCTGCCGCAGTTCGTCGTGCCGGGCGCGGGAAGCCCGGTGCTGCAGATGCTCGAACTCGGCGCGATCTTTCTCGTGCTCGGTGTCGCGGGCGACAGCGTCTATGCGCTCGCCGCGGGCGCCGCGCGCGACTGGTTCGCGACGAACCCTCGCCGCATGAGCGGGATGCGCGCAACGGGCGGCGCGGCGCTCATCGGCCTCGGCGGCGCCATGGCCGTCACGGCGCGCTCCTAG